From the genome of Psychroserpens ponticola, one region includes:
- a CDS encoding CBS domain-containing protein — MKKRTPVSAIMTKNIIAVNRTDDLETAEKLFKQHHIRHIPVVSGDVIIGMLSYTDLLRISFADAVNENETEVDTVVYNMFTINQVMSKNVVTISSEVTIKEVAELLAKNEFHALPVVDEGQLVGIVTTTDLINYLIDQF; from the coding sequence ATGAAAAAACGTACACCAGTGTCAGCTATTATGACCAAGAATATTATTGCAGTAAACAGAACAGATGATTTAGAGACTGCAGAGAAACTTTTTAAACAACATCATATTAGACATATTCCAGTTGTTTCTGGAGATGTAATTATTGGGATGTTGAGTTATACAGATTTACTTCGCATTAGTTTTGCTGATGCAGTAAATGAAAATGAAACAGAAGTAGACACTGTTGTTTACAACATGTTTACTATAAATCAAGTGATGAGTAAAAATGTAGTAACAATTAGTTCAGAAGTTACAATAAAAGAGGTTGCTGAATTATTGGCTAAAAATGAGTTCCATGCTTTACCAGTTGTTGATGAAGGTCAACTTGTAGGTATTGTAACCACAACAGATTTAATAAATTATTTAATTGATCAGTTTTAA